From a single Sphingobium lignivorans genomic region:
- a CDS encoding SRPBCC family protein — MNLQDDAPLSTSKAREADRAEQELADPKGDNLVGRSVTINRPREELYAFWRDFSNLPRFMDNIERVDVKDARTSHWVVKAPGGKTVEWDAVVTEERPGEVLAWTSSEDADVPNSGRIEFRDAIGRGTVVTATIAYDPPAGFIGKVIAKIFQREPAIQARRDLRRFKQLMETGEVATAARTHKQLEEEQG, encoded by the coding sequence ATGAATCTTCAGGACGATGCCCCGCTCAGCACGTCGAAAGCGCGCGAGGCTGATCGCGCGGAGCAGGAACTGGCCGACCCCAAGGGCGACAATCTCGTCGGGCGATCGGTCACGATCAACCGCCCGCGCGAGGAGTTGTACGCCTTCTGGCGCGATTTCTCCAATCTGCCGCGGTTCATGGACAATATCGAGCGCGTGGACGTGAAGGATGCGCGGACCAGCCACTGGGTCGTCAAGGCGCCCGGTGGAAAGACGGTCGAATGGGACGCGGTCGTCACCGAGGAGCGGCCGGGCGAGGTCCTGGCCTGGACTTCGTCCGAAGATGCCGACGTCCCCAACAGCGGGCGGATCGAATTCCGCGATGCCATCGGCCGCGGAACGGTGGTCACCGCGACGATCGCTTATGATCCTCCGGCCGGCTTCATCGGCAAGGTAATCGCCAAGATCTTCCAGCGGGAGCCGGCCATTCAGGCGCGCCGCGACTTGCGGCGGTTCAAGCAGCTCATGGAGACCGGCGAGGTGGCCACGGCCGCCCGGACACACAAGCAACTGGAAGAGGAGCAAGGCTGA